The DNA region gcgaataatttgatttttgattttgaatttccagTTAACTGACATTTGACACTTTGACACATAGCTTACAGAAATTTTCAGCTAAGtggttgtcaaaacaactgaaatttcagcaaaagaaacgtcaaattatcttgctgaaaattcagtaactTTCTTgtgtcagtttgacagatcatttgctgaagattcagcTATTGATGCTGGTGgtatttcagttatcaaaatttgattttgcttgccattaaaaatgtttccagtactgttatttataccaaacaatacaatacaatacattacaatacatacatacataaattcaattttggaacattcacttgcttccgttaagaaattgaaaaaaaaatcaaatttcaaggcctactgtgcaatgtactgttgaaaatttatggttaagtaaaacatttgctatGCAATACACTcagcccccggtggttggtcactttttcgttcgaaactgttttagtttgtacccctttggttggtcaaagtcaaactaaaaagtgacgaactgtcactttttacacggcgctcacgcacactttcaaacaaaagtttggtagtgtgtgtgaactccgtgtaaaaggggtgtcaaactaaaaagtgaccccgttcgtttgacaacagttggtgtcaaaccatcggggtttgagtttacagagctttccaacttaaaaatgtgatatctcaagaaatattcaatttaccctgaggttttgattgaatttaatgtaaaaaactctcagcaatcgaatgcaactgtcagttttcccgtaagtgctcgtccaaagggttaaaaatgcgttttaaaacttaaagcgcaaaattttcatatctggcaacactgtaagtAAAttgtgtctgcctgtgtggatcaatcggaccgcgcactggattcacaatccagaggtcgccggttcgaatcccgaggcggacgcaaataaattctaagtgtaaatataggttttcggtgccctctccccgtgccataccttcacacttaggagacccaggaggcggagtcttgtcgcaaaaagaacgatacacgcctgtggatccgttgacgaaaccgcaaggtttaagaagCCACataataaggtgttacgtcgattccgtaagtaaattttgagtacgccattcgattctacgtcaaaaaatcttcaaaaatgcatacccaaaagttcgctttttgtaaacttttctcttagcaaaatgcatttcaaaaatgaggttttccaaaaatctcagaaaaagagCGGGGGTGCCACGGGTGCGGGGTTGGActaaatgtcaccaaacttgggattctttgtttttggggcaaaaacaacccccatgccaaatatgagcagatttggtgaaggtcgatgttggacgcgtggtcacttgggaaggaatgacccctatacatgtctgggtaccaaaatcatatctccgaaacgtgtaAATGGTGTATtggtttttttatatgttgtgtaaaatattacaaggaatcaggaaaacatattttcagacattggctctttggtcccgagaccttgaaatcggcaaatgaaatttgcataggaccttttcaaatattcagctagtttttttggacctcaacatattcttccataaaagcccaactaataacctttcttttgaattgtggcgctccaaaattggttcagccgttccagggatacgattttttgaaaaatgtggcttttgcgaaaatcaacgaaaaacgcaattttatggaccaccctatttcggataggaccaccctaatcgccaaacgaaaaaatacgggtctaattctttgggccaaagaacccccactccaaatttgagccaaatctgtGCACTTTTGATTTCgcgacttcctgtttgacgtggaatggctttatttagggggagagggggtaatatgcaccccctaaggaaaaactgtgatttctcaaccattacagcattactgtggaagaattttgttcgatgttctaaaacaactattattcttcgtcatccatgtgaaaaaagtcttaaaaaacctcaaaattgttcgaaaatatcaaatggctaaaaacattttcgattcatttcaaacaaccatgcggggcaatatgcaccgcaacattggggcaaaatgcactaaaacaacggggcaaaatgcaccacaacatggggcaaaatgcaccgggtaaaagcagttttcactagtcaccactagatgacaccgctgtttttacaaaggagcttcacagcggtgcattttgccccgaccacgttttttgcagaaaatttaataaaaaatgcattttttgatgtttttggactcatctatctacagaattgtgaagattatggcaaaaactatacacctcaacacttacaataacaataaatgctttttatattgtccaaaaatcataatgaaagttcaatgaaaattagatgaaaacacaacattttaaagttttgcaaataacttaagatgtttttatactacgatgctcaaattGTTCCAGCATGTTTTAGCAacgttaagcttccaatttctatgattttttccccgtaaattcttccaaataccgagaaaagcagggggtgcattttgccccgggggtgcatattaccccctctccccctacgtaccatttttgtatggacagcagccaaaattgtatgtaaatgggtgaaccaataacacaaaatagcttctttcagtgagccaaatcaaaaaatacaaataaaaaccatttccggttttggtagagaattgttatgaagtctttttttttctgggcaccctggTATTGTATGACCATGAGTCAAAAAGCTGTTTTTGACAAGTTCAAAAATAGAAATCGCATTTCTGtccattttctttgttttgcaTATTTATTATAAGggcaggggggcagaatggcccgcctaagtaaaatgcgccaaaaaccatagaaaaaacatacaaatttgtgaattcagtgtagtaggcttatgctttggaatgttcccttcaatgttgtgtacttggttgatgaacatttttagcttaaaactatttttgagccaccttaaaaaaaagtttttttcgcctacttttcctgggtgcgggcagaatgggccaccttagaaaacaagccattttgtctaATAAAACGTTGAAGGAAGATAACTTAAGGGACCTTTCTAACATCGTTTCCATAaagttagaccacttttatgaaaatagtcacttaccaaaacaaacatttttgaaaatagtttttaaaggtgttgaaataagacactatttttacaaataagaatcaaaacaactaaaaaatcaactaatttggcattaaacgtgatttgtgatcCTACCAGGAGCGACATAATccatttaaccaaaatttcataacttttaattgttttataaggcaggaaaagggtggtccatcctgcccccaagtggattttaatttaacacttccaccaccaagcctctaaattgTTTtgaggttccgttgttgtttgattACCTGGTAGCATTATAAACTCGGattaaacaacatttgcgtgtttttgtcaataaatttacatttttgcttatAATTcgaaaatacaatgaattcaaacatggttttcggtgtggtgatgttattttatgtcctttataagacccttgccttacagttggttcaaatccattctaaagctcaaaaccaagggtggccattctgccccccccccctgcccctatgtATTATTATTAATGTTATCGTTTGAAAAGTATGCTTCCTTAACGCTGACTCCTGCGTCATAGAGTTACACCAGATTGGACACGTAGAACTTATAGCCCATTGGTGCTAATCAATCGGCAAAACTGTGCACGGGGAAGTGCATTTTTTATGCATCGACAAAGACTGGCGACACGTGTGTCCACTCTACCTGTAAGGTATAAATACCAAACTGCACCGCCTTCAAGTTATCAAAAGCAGCTGAGCTTGCAGTTCAAAGACTTGAAGAATTCAACTCAACACTCTCTGTCAACATGAAGGTTACCGTTGCTCTTCTGGTGCTGGCCGTGGCCATCGCCGCCGTCAACTGCGCTCCATCGGAGTGTTGCGGCAAGTACGAGGTCCGTGTCCCGTGCGGATACGACTGCCCCAAACCGTGTTCCCACGAGAAGCCCTGTGGCAGATCGTGCCACTGCCGGTGCATCGAGGGATACCACCGCAACGACGAGGGTCGCTGCGTCCCGAACTGTCCGTCCTGTCCGAGAAGCCCGTACCCGTCGGTGGAATAAATTTgaacacaatttttgaagttACATTGAAACTGGCATAgaaataaacactttttaaagcatctttaaaaaaaatggttgcccTTGCTCCACATTCTAGCTCCATCCAAGCAGGTCAAGCCTTGGCACATGCGCTGAAAAAGGCAAAACCCGCGCCAAAATATCTATGTGAAGGCCACGTTGTCACGGAGCAGCCCTTCCAGGCGGTTGCTACGATCCGCCACACTGCAACGGCCTGCTGTGCGTTGTTTATCGCTGCCAAATAGTCTGACACAAAATCCCTTCAGAAGCAGCTGCAACAGAAAAGTCCAGAGTTTTCTCGCCCGTCCACTCGGAAGGAGTTTTCCGGTGTTCCGGttgaccaaaaaaaaagaagaatgtCCGTCATCAACATCTACTACCACAACGAGAACATCTACAACGTGGAGAAGAAACCACCGGAACGGCCACCGAAGCCCCCACTCTACCACTCCCGGTTCGAGCACCAGGTCCGCCGTGAGACCAAATCCTGCAAGGATGCCCACCGAACGATGGGCTACGCCAAGGTCCCCACCCAGAAGCCGGACGAATTCCTCAAGAAGAACTGCGGCGTACGGTACCGCGCGACCAAATCCGCTCCGGTGCGACTCTGTGGCCCCGCCAACCACAAACCGCCCGTTCCAAAAAAGGACGAGGTGGTCAAGGCCACGGCGATCACCCCCAAGTGCGTCGACTTCAAGGTCGAAAACATCCGCAAGGTGGTCAACACGAGCCCGAAGAAGGTTCGGTCCCGGTACGCGGACACCCGCAAGGGCGACTTTCACGATCTGGAAAAGTCCGGCCTGCTGCCGGTGTACAAGTGCCAACCCAAGTACGGCAAGGTGCCGGGCTATCTGGAGCGGCGCAAGAAGGACCTGGAGGCGGCCAGCAAGCGCACGGTCGAGCAGAGCGCCGACGAGAAGGCCCGCTGCGAGGCGATCTCGCAGGAGGAGCGGCTGGAGCTGCTGAAGGTGAGTCAATTTTTATCTCCGCccaaccgagttggataaatactaaGAGTGCTAATTAAATCGAAATTTGCAACGAATTGCTCTTTTTTATTCTGGAAACATTCGTTGAATACGATtcttgaaatcaaattaaattggGGATCGAACTGACGACCATTGGATGGTTAGTCGAACTGCTgaccagcgactctaccgaaacaggtttacaaaattgaaatttttgaatcatgatTGCTGAACATTGatcttttaattttagaatttaaaaaacacTGTACAATTTCTAAATTGTATAAAAAAGGAATTATTTTTCCACAGTTAAagaattagattagattagattagttaaataattataatttcttttagattttttgtcatttgagGAGcatagaattttacaaaattagacctgcacaattttcaaattagaatattttagaattatagaatttgatttatataagattttttgagttaataattttagaatgaTGCAATCTAAAGAGTTGTAAATTTGTCGAATTTtggcaatttgaattttttcgaatttttgacgtataaaatattaagaattttacaatttaagaacttttttgaattttcattttgaaattctaaatatgatttgaaatcaggtttgtttttttttttaattttagaattaaaaattaaatatattttttagtcttatatgaattatagaatttttaacttcagaattgtagattttttaagattacgaatctaagaattttagaacaacaaaaatttagaattctATGAATTTAGAGATATTTctgtatttaaaatttagtaGCTTTCGaatctcaaaattttgaaatattaaaatcacAGAATGTtggaatttatgtttttttatttttcatttttgaatatcagaatttttattctttgatctttaaatttaaaattggatTTTGGATTTTGAGTTTTCATTAATAAACAATCCTGgttattcaaattttgatttcataatttaaaactttattattttagagttataaaaatttaaaatcgttgaatttaaattttgtgatttcaaaattcgcaattcgcaattcgcaattttcagtgtaagaacgggccttgaccgatcttatgcactaggttcccgacgaacacgcactgcccttacacctacatctcacccttgctctgagtcagtacgagcagcacgctagaacacgctttgagtgttcgtgccaggcatgcacaccttcttttccggttacgcattttaactcggccgggggtggtacattacgtagggtttgatgtaagtataagcgcctaaccatttaaagtgtgcctatcaactttcaattaagcaaaaactgttttatttttagtttgaatttaaaaactaattgttatttactgtgtattgttttcctCTGAAATCTTGCCTAATGTTGAATCGTgttaatctgttgctatttcttctgtcgcgatgttttgttacaatgttttggacctaagcatgttattcaaaagtttaccaaaagtacaatagtaatatttgtgttaattctttgatcattccaaaaattgagtaagggctcgaacctcacttgttttaaagaaaagggtgaagattgaaaacaattgacagtaaaagagaatttgttttataaaaatcaagtttcaatagtaagagaatgatgagcgtattttgaagaataaaaatgagaagctagatgtattagatgtaaaattagacaatagttaataatagcgatacaaaacaagcttagattatagtattgataatttataggacagatgaagaattattcaaataaataaattcgcaataaaatcaaaaaagattaggcgaatgataaatagacttgatattactagtacattaaggaaaagtacatttttaaggaaaaaaacaaaacaaagtttgttacagcagtatcaattgatagaaaagagtggaaaagctttgagagataagagaatcaaaagttagtaaaattaaaatcaaatgttggatattaaatagaagaatcagttaagaattgggaatcagaagagcaaataaaaataggagataggtggtagctgagaatgaagagaagagaaaccccgttgtgcgatgtttcaggtacatccacagcagttgactcaacatactgcgaatcaaaacaataccgtctacaatcacaaattacttccctttcccacattgtcgcgcccctttcttttagccgtctcgactctgacccgcggtggtcaaaggtttacgatccgtttccacaggccaccagctaggtcatcatgaaaaccaagccaacgtggaggtaagaaaataggacactcgcaaggaaccagagctatactgttctgatcaagataattcggatgatctaacagaactacggatgtagttagttacgctccttccaggatgttccttacgtggacgtcaaccgaagagcacgcaacaaggtcagtgccattgcatgctcttaggtatcaatccttggcctgcaattttgtgatttcaaaattgtaaaataaaaaaaatggaatttaatttttttttgtagttttaaaattataaagttttacaattttagaatttaatttttgaattttataattttagaatttgaagaatttacaAAGTTtggaatttaagcatttaagagtttgaacatttttaagttgTAGCATGTTTaagttcgcaattcgcaattttcagtgtaagaacgggccttgaccgatcttatgcaccaggttcccgacgaacacgcactgcccttacacctacatctcacccttgctctgagtcagtacgagcagcacgctagaacacgctttgagtgttcgtgccaggcatgcacaccttcttttccggttacgcattttaactcggccgggggtggtacattacgtagggtttgatgtaagtataagcgcctaaccatttaaagtgtgcctaacaactttcattaaagcaaaaactgttttgcttttagtttgaattcaaaacctagttgttattttactgtgttttgttttctcctgaaatctttcctagtgttgagtcgtgtttttatgttgctatttcttttgtcgcggtgttttgttacaatttttggtcctaagcattttataaaagtttttcaaaagtacaatagtaatatttgtgtaaaTTCTGTGATCactccaaaaattgagtaagggctcgaacctcatttgtttgaagaaaagggtgaagattgaaaacaatggacagtgaaagaaatatactatttgaagaatcaatagtaaaagaaagatagtaatttatgaagtagataaagaaattaacaataattaataaatagaagtaacaaacaagcttagattgtattgagggccatttatagggcagatgaaaaattattcaaatagataaataaagaaaaggcacatgataaacatcGCTgctaaattaagggaaagcagacagtttttttacagcagcatcaattggtaaaatagagtggaaaagcgttgagaaataagagaatcaaatgaataaaatcgaaatcaaatggaggatagtaaacagaagccacgttagaaaatcagtgaaacaaaataaacagaagataggtggtagctgagaatgaagagaagagaaaccccgttgtgcgatgtttcaggtacatccacagcagttgactcaacatactgcgaatcaaaacaataccgtctacaatcacaaattacttccctttcccacattgacgcgcccctttcttctagccgtctctactctgaccctcgctggtcaaaggtttacgagtcgtttccacaggccaccagctaggttacaccttgtcatcatgatgactaaaccaagccaacgtggaggtaagaaaatatggcacttgcaaggaacaagggccatgctgttttgtccaaacagcactacggatgtaattgggctccttccgggatgttcctcgcctaggtgtgtcaaccgacgagtatcatcagtatcatgcacccttggcctgcaagtTGTAGCATGTTTAagttttagaattatagaatttttgagttttggaATCTCAGAatcaatttctgaattttacaattttggagctgtacaattttagaattatatctttgaatctttgaattagaaaatttaaagattgattttttgttgattttttggtataagaatcttagaattttagaaatcaatGAAACAATGTTTTAGaatctcaaaattttgaaatttctaaatcttagaataatagttttttttctgatttttttaataataaaatttgtttttttttctttttgaattaaacattaaatttaatatttacacaatgttcagaattttcagaaatgttagattttttttcaaaattttggaatttaaaaaaatatttttcagagtttattgatcttttgatttaaatttttaaaccttttaaatttaaaattaactgaatttttggaatctttaatttttggaatttatagaatttaaaattatgcagaatttttagattttgcagaattttccgatttttttgaatttgttaataattttaatttcctttttggtttttttttttaaattttttgagtttttatttttttagaagcttttaaattttttttgaagaatataaaaaaatcttaacaaattcaagaatttaaaaaaaattaaaaatttaaaaagattaaacttaggaattaaaaacaaattaataattaaaaataattaaaaaactttaatattttcaaaaattataaaaacttcatcaatttaaaaaaaataagattttttagaattttttagtagTTGGGTAGAAACATTATCAGAAGAAAGTAAAATCAAAGataagaaaaataattaaacatttgagcatgaaatttgtattttttttttcaattttgaaaatcctcCAAGTTACATATAAGAATGCTTAAAATTTTCTGTGAATTGAgaattttgggattatttttagaattttcagaatatttttgatttgtaagaattgttagaatttttatagtttttagaaTTGTcagaattttccatttttttagaatgttaagaatttttagagttcacagaattttcagatttttagaatttctttttttctataaatttgagatttttaaaaagttaaaaaatttccaaaataaaaacaaacagaattttcaactatttcgattttttttagaacttcaaaattttttttttttttcaaattttcagaaatttaaaatttgtagtgTTTTAAGAagtattttccaattttccattttaaaaatcttaaaaaaaaatcatttttttagcaatttaaaaattttgaacatttttaaaatgtgtagAAGTTATTGatgttatgttattttttgaattttttaaacttttaaaatttttagaatattaagAATGTttagaattattaaaatattcagaATCAActgaatttttagaatattcagaattttgagaattttgaggatattcatttttgttttgaatatttcaggatttaaaatttatgaattttatgaatatatgaatatatttatgaattttagaattttcagatttttcagaactttttgaatttgcaaaagtcatagaattttctgaatttaaaaaaaatagaatttccaaaatcactggaattttttaaaattttcagatttaatttttcagatttt from Culex quinquefasciatus strain JHB chromosome 3, VPISU_Cqui_1.0_pri_paternal, whole genome shotgun sequence includes:
- the LOC6049110 gene encoding enkurin, producing MSVINIYYHNENIYNVEKKPPERPPKPPLYHSRFEHQVRRETKSCKDAHRTMGYAKVPTQKPDEFLKKNCGVRYRATKSAPVRLCGPANHKPPVPKKDEVVKATAITPKCVDFKVENIRKVVNTSPKKVRSRYADTRKGDFHDLEKSGLLPVYKCQPKYGKVPGYLERRKKDLEAASKRTVEQSADEKARCEAISQEERLELLKGLKKNWENLQREYQSLPLLIDTVPKMIRKAKLEKGLKELEKDILTIENNPYIYVFDDEQQQNK